A window of Corticium candelabrum chromosome 3, ooCorCand1.1, whole genome shotgun sequence contains these coding sequences:
- the LOC134177129 gene encoding ankyrin repeat domain-containing protein 26-like — MRKRKQGSTKIKDLEERLDKCEAEKRLNEERLNDENHKLRRELDEHRRTLGNRSSYAAAAAQSVRALVELVEEQKMELKAGGENLRTKVLCLQKTVDELQRDKNELECNVDHLRSTALEEATAKVKEDLDMLRLECGRLQSDRKSLEERLKVLQETKKRDSINNRSLSETVERLERQIREYQSEMEAIRKVNASLSEAKERAETELEAFKKRAHIVLGEQQNPVSVRLGDSSGIGSHQSTSSLHSQVGFHSLAQSQFQSDTVEPDHLVPRTSTADDVMTQSLPPTLHSLAPYQRPSTMNYPNEERLKRIESQRRSSLQSREGETAATNAATGIRVDSGLSHGVSDIRRGVMYTRSPVSVGRSLYTYSLPTRKSMQCLRCNSLFSVDDLDKYEKHIKECYSDVQ; from the exons ATGAGAAAGCGAAAACAA GGGTCCACAAAAATCAAAGACTTGGAAGAAAGACTAGACAAATGTGAGGCTGAAAAGAGATTAAACGAGGAACGACTGAACGATGAGAACCACAAACTACGACGCGAGCTCGATGAACATCGACGTACCTTGGGAAATCGGAGTTCATACGCTGCGGCGGCGGCTCAGTCTGTGAGAGCATTAGTGGAGCTCGTCGAAGAACAGAAAATGGAGCTGAAAGCTGGAGGAGAAAATCTCCGCACAAAGGTCCTATGTCTTCAAAAGACTGTAGACGAATTACAACGTGACAAAAACGAACTTGAATGCAATGTTGACCACCTTAGATCTACGGCACTAGAAGAGGCAACTGCAAAAGTGAAGGAAGATTTGGATATGTTAAGGTTAGAATGTGGCAGACTACAGAGTGATAGGAAATCGTTGGAAGAACGGCTGAAGGTACTACAAGAGACAAAGAAACGGGACAGCATCAACAACCGGTCCCTGTCTGAAACAGTGGAACGGTTGGAGCGTCAG ATTAGAGAATATCAGTCTGAGATGGAAGCGATCCGGAAAGTTAATGCATCACTATCTGAAGCTAAAGAGAGGGCAGAGACAGAa CTTGAGGCCTTCAAGAAACGTGCACATATTGTACTCGGCGAACAACAGAATCCTGTGTCAGTGCGGCTCGGGGATTCATCTGGAATCGGTTCACAT CAGTCCACTAGCAGCCTACATTCTCAAGTGGGTTTTCACAGCCTTGCTCAATCACAGTTTCAGTCTGACACCGTAGAGCCAGACCATCTTGTCCCTCGTACATCAACAGCTGATGATGTAATGACTCAGTCTCTACCCCCAACGCTGCACAGCCTTGCTCCGTATCAACGGCCTTCTACAATGAATTACCCAAACGAAGAAAGGCTCAAACGCATAGAATCTCAAAGACGATCGTCTCTGCAAAGCAGAGAAGGCGAAACAGCTGCCACAAATGCTGCCACCGGCATTCGTGTAGACTCCGGTCTTAGTCATGGAGTGAGTGACATCAGGCGCGGTGTCATGTACACGAGAAGTCCCGTATCTGTTGGCAGATCCTTGTACACGTACAGTCTTCCTACTCGAAAGTCAATGCAATGTCTTAGATGTAATTCGTTGTTTTCCGTTGACGACCTCGACAAGTACGAAAAGCACATCAAAGAATGTTACTCCGACGTTCAATAA